The DNA window TTTAATAGCACTCATCTTGACTTCCCTCATCCATGTCACTTCCCCTCATCCCTCTTCACTTTGAAATCACATCTTCATCTTCGTTAAATTTTTCCTTCCACCATGTACGATTTTggttactattttttttcttcgaAGTCTATCATATTAACAGCCTCACACATATTGTTAATTAGCAAGTCACATTATGTATCTATCTTACAATGAGATTTACTCCAACATACGGGAGGTACATCCATCATATCCTTCGAAACCTTTACATTAAATTCTTTCATTTAATTCATTGTACTTTCCCATCCTAGTATAGTTTTGGTCTGAAATGCCTTCCATCAAACTTCATTCATCTTTATCCTATGATATTTCTTTTTCCAGTATCAATCCCTAATGTGAAGATAACTAAAATTGGTATTGTCTTAATAGAATTAAAAAATgtaataacataaattatacctTCTGTTTATCTGAAGTGAATCCATAAACTTTGTGTTTGATGCTTTTTAAGTCACCGAGCAATAACTTTAGGAACCATtttcatgtgttctttgtttcgATTTTCACAACTACATATAATATTGAAATCATCTTACTATTTCCATCCTTATCAATTGCAGCCATTAACTTGTGTTGCAGTGAGTATTGTTTTCTATTAAAAAACAATCCAAAGCTTAATTGTGAAACCCAGTAAACTAAAAACTAGACTAAGTTGGACCTTAACCATGAAAGTTGAGTGATAACAAGAGTTTGTAAAAGTAACAACATCTATCATAGCCTATTATTCCTCACATCTTTTGGTTACATTTTCATTGCATTATAAACTACGCAAGCGAAATAAGTAACCAAATCAAAACAAGATGTGTCATTTGAATCGGAAATTTAGACATCAATATCAAATGTAAGACAATGGACAAAGTAACTCAgccaaatttaaaaatttatctgTCATATCGACAAGGAAAAACATTATCTCTAGTTCAGTCGAGCGCATAATAGACCAAATGTCAAAGTGTTATAAGAAGTTCGTAAAATAAAAAGTAGTTAAACCAAACCACAATCAAACACTAGTTCCCAGCATAAATTTGACAAACACACTCCAACCAGCATACCGCATGCCCTTTCATATAAGATCACCAAAATTCATTGGAAGATCATCAATCTGAGTACTGTAATATTGCTCAATATCTCTCAAGATCTTTGTATCATCGCTCTTCACAAAATTGATTGCAACACCCTGCAAAAACCATTGTTAGGATTTAGGACCAACTATAAGTAATGAGTAATATAAATTGAAAATCAGATTTACTACTTAGTTAATCAACATTAATTCAAATGATTTGACGTTTCCCATACCTTTCGTCCAAAACGTCCAGAACGACCAATCCGATGAATGTACAGCTCTCGATTATTTGGAAGATCATAATTAATAACCAGAGAAACCTGGTAACAAAAGAAAGCGCATGATCAGTATCAACAGATAAAAGGATCAATGCAGGGTATGTCTGAAGATTTTTAATTATCAAGTACTAGTTTAAGCATTCATGAATTGTCATATTGATTGCTGTATGTGATAGAGAATCTGTTCAGGTCAGCAATTATTTTCTATATGATAGACTGTGTTTTGTGTGAGCATTTGACAAATGGGGTTTTGAACAAACTTCAGACTGGTAAAATAACTTGTGTTAGGAAAACATGAATAAACTACTAACAACGTACCTGCTGTACATCAAGGCCACGAGCCCAAACATCTGTTGTTATTAATAAACGGGTTGTTCCAGTACGGAATTCCTCCATAATTGCATCTCTTTCTCTCTGAGGCATGTCACCGTGCATTGATGAAACTGTGAAATTATTGTTGCACATTTCTTTGGTTAACCAGTCAACCTGATCCAAGAAGATATACAAAATAAGACACTAACTCCGTTCTCAAAAATATATGCCTAAATTGACTAAATATAGGAAGATAGTATATGGATACACCTGTCGTAAATTCGTAATCTTATGTAACCATGACAATTTTCATTTACCTTTCGCTTAGTGTTGCAGAATATAACAGCTTGAGCTATAGTAAGTCTATCATAAAGATCGCACAGAGTATCAAACTTCCATTCCTCCTTCTCAACCTCAACAAAGTATTGCTTAATGCGCTGTAATCAGGGAGCAAAGTAATTGCATCAATAACAATATCCTGTTAAAGATGAAAAAGCATAAATACAATGAAACCAATTGATTAATTACCTCTAAGGTCAATTCATCACGTTTTACTAGAATCCTTACAGGATCCGTCATGAACTTATTTGTCATCTCCAGTACTTCATGGGGTAAAGTAGCGGAAATCAAGACAACCTGAAGATTAGGTGGGAGGTATCTGTACACATCATAAATTTGATCTTTAAACCCTCTGCTCAGCATTTCATCCGATTCATCCTgtaatcaaaaagaaaaatataagatAATCTTCGACACGActacaaaaggaaagaaaaagtaATCAACAGAAGTAACAAACTACCAGAACTAACAACTTGATAGCCCCCGTGCGCAACGTTCTCCTTTTGATCATGTCACAGACTCGACCAGGAGTTCCAGATACTACATGAACTCCGTGTTCAAGTTTCCTTATGTCTTCTCCCACACTTTTGCCTCCAATGCAAGCATGCACTTGTATATTTAGGAAATCTCCAATAGCCAATATAACTTTTTCAGTTTGTGATGCCAGTTCCCTCGTCGGAGACACAATTAAAGCCTGCAACCTGTCCAGAAATTACAAAATTTAGTCTCACAAACTAATACAACATCTTTAAGATTATATGTTTTAGCCGAAATTAGTAACGGTCAAGTGTACCTGCAATGGTCATTCGATCCGTCAGCATTTGGAGAAGGTCAGAGTTGCTGCCCTCTTGACTGATGACATTTAGGGTTCATTCACAATTTATATTCCAAGCATGCTAACCAAAACAACAGTCCGACCCATTAGGGTTCATTCACGAATACAAACCAATACACTGATTAttcacattttaaaataaatacctATGTAGCACCGACATCTCTGAAAACAGACGTGTCAATTTCCGTGGACACGTTCACGGACACTTGtgattaagtttaatttattcattttttcaaatttttatcggTGGTGTCGCCGTGTCAGTGTCGGGGTCAAATTCGGGGTGTCTGTATTTCATagataaatacattaataaaagaaATCCATCAAATTCCAGTTCAACATGCCAaacctaaaaaccctaaaaaaattccAAGCAtagaaaaaccctaattgataaaCTAAACCTAAAATTCTAATCCAAAGAAAGTAAGATACCAAAAAAGAGAAGAAAGTTTGAGAGAAACTCACTCTCTGACAGAGGTATCAACAACCTGGCAAACAGTTAGAGCGATCATGGAGGTCTTGCCGGTACCAGATTGAGCCTGAGCGATGACGTCACGGCCCTGAACGATAGGAAGAACGGCACGCTGTTGAATCGGTGACGGTTTCTCGAAACCGTATTGGTAGATTCCGCGGAGTAAATCGTCTTTTGTTATCATCTCCTCAAAGCTTCCAATCACCTTCACGCCCTCCGTTGTTTCGAAATCCGTGTCCTCAGAGACGGGGACCGTTCGCCGATGATGCGCCGCCGCTATGGAAGATGTTGCCATTGCCGTTGCCGCTGAGTTACGTGGAGCAattaacctttttttttctttgcgctGAACGATAAAATTTCTGTTTATAGGTTTATGGATCCAAACTATACTGTGTTTAAATAGGGAAACTTtgatcctatttataagaaaaaaccggtttaaagctaacaattatttaaatattagccTTATTAACCTATTTTGTCATTTATCAAATTAGTctcttatttcaaatttaaataattttaattttttttcacttaAAACGATGagatgttatttttaatttatattttttatctatcaatttaaaaaaaataaaaattgcggTCTTTCAGACAAAAGACTATGCGAGTTTTCATAGATTTTCttttaaagaagattttaaaatcACTTAATTCATCATTGATTTAGCATTTCATCAAGGACAAGATTTGTCGAGAATTCATATAGTTTTTTATGGACACCATCATTAGAGGATGCTTAATTAGAGATTTTGAAGGACTCCGTCGAACATTGTTTGCCATTAGATGTTCTCATCATCAAAACTACATTGATCATTTACAAATAggtatatgaacaagtacatagATCCACAATTATGACCATAAAAGAGTCTCCTACCAATTCTAATTTTTTTCCCATAAAATTCTCTAGAGTCCGAGATCACTTTTTTCGACAAAGACGTCATTAAGATTCACATCCACAACGACTATCTCATGGTTTTAATTGTACGGTGTGACGATTCAGAGATCAAGAGAGTGGTGATAGATCAGGAGAATTCTGTAGATATTCTTTATTAGGACGTGTTCAAAAGACTTTAATTAAGTCTATATGCTCTTTAGGAATTTCTGGGTTCAATACTCAGCTTCTCGAGCGAGCAGGTACAGGTGAAGGATTACATCATCCTCGATATAGTATTTGGGCTGGATGAAAATGTAAAGATGACCAAAGTCAGGTATCTTGTGATAAACGCCCATTTATCGTTTAATATAATTATAGGTAGGTCTGCATTTAACCTTTTAGGCGATACCTTATATTTATGCATGAAGTATTCGCTACTAGACAAACGCATTGGGGCGATCCAATGAGACTAGGTGACTGCTCGAAGATGTTATCATGACAATATGAGAGTAAGGAGCGTGACAATGGTTATAATCAATGCTCTATCATCAACCGTACAAGGAACGAACTTAGTAGACCTGATCCCCATAATGGAACCCATTAAGGAAAGGCACATGTCTACTCAAGATCCATCGGAGATCTATGTTAAGCTCGAGGAGCTTCACACTATCAAGGAAGACACCATTGCAACAAAGTATGAGTTGGTTGTCGTATTCGTGAATAATGTGGACTTATCATGTATTAATGTCAAATGTCATCCAAGGATCTTGAAGCTTAAATACTAATATAATGTATTATGTTAACTAGttgttttgatgtttttgatAATTAAGGTGAGGCATTCTAGCCCTTTATTTGTATGAACATTCTTCCAAGATGGAATTTAAATTAAGGGGTAGGCATTTTTTCCATGCAGATGGTGGTTTTTTTAATGAGTCGTTTTATCTTCTTGACTATTTGATCATTGCAAGTTgcgtatgaaattttaaattggACCTTCGATGAAGGATCTTTGTCGCTCTAAGAGACAACTTTACGTTGGATCTTCAATGGAGGATTCTTGCCGCCATAAGAGGTAATTTTACAGTGAAACTTCAATGAAGGACCATTGTCGCCCTAAGAGGAAATTTTACTATGGTCCTTTAATGAAAGATCTTTTTTTTCCTATAAGGCAACTTTACGTTGGACCTTCAATGAAGGATCTTTGTCGCCCCTAAGAGGCAATTTTACATTTAACCTTCAATGAGGGATCCTTGCCACCATAAGAGACAATTTTTGTTGGACCTTCGATGAAGATTCCCTGTCGTCATAAGATGAAATTTTATGTTGAACCTTCATTAAAGGATCCTTACCCTCATAAGAGGTAATTTTGCGCTTGAACTTTAATGAATGATCCTTTTCGCCCTGATAGGCAATTTTGCTCTAGCCGTTCAATGAATGATCCTTGTCTTCCTAAGAGGAAATTTTACATTGGACCTTGAGGCAAATCCACGTTGGACCTTCAATGAAGGATCCTTGTCTCCCTATGAGGAAAATCTATGTTGGACCTTCAATGAAGGATCCTTGCATCCATAAGAGGCAAACTTATCTGGACCTTTGATGAAGGATCAGTGTCACCCTAAGAGATGGTGTACGAGCTGGACCTTCACTAAAAATGCACTATTCAATAAGATGATCGAAGTATACAACATACAAATAAAAAAGAACTTTTTAAAGGGATTAAAGAGAACTGTGTTAATATTAAAACCTCTGAAGGGCGTGTTTACAAAGACCGCGAAGGACATGATTTCAAAAAGTCCACGAAGACAAGAAttacataacaaaataaaaataaaaccataaaagcAGCCTAGTGAGTGTCATCCTTATTAACTTGCCCCTCGTCTAAAATATGGACATTCTTTTCTATGGGAGCCTTTGCTTCCTAAGTATGAGCCGCTATGGAGGAGGCAGTTTCGTCTTCCTCATTTATCAACTATCCATCCTTAATCACCTTGAACATATTAAGTTGGCTCAGGTCCAAGCCAGGATTCAAAAAGGCCACATGCTATTTAGCACGCTCGAAATATTTTCCAGAGGTCTTGACCAATTCATTTTGATTCTTTGATGATTTGCCTTCCAACTTTTTCTTGGAAGATGAGGGCCGTCTTCAGCTTAATCTTTACTTGGGGTAACTTATCGCCAGCTTGCTTGGCGTGTTTCTATAACTTCTATAGGGTTGCCTCCAACTTCAcctatgaatgttatgacttgtCATGCTCCTTATTGACAGTCTTCAGAAACCCATACCCTTAAGCCAAACGCCTCCCTTACACCATTTAAGTCGGCCCTTAGCTCATTGACAAACATGTTCGCCTGATCACGAGTACTAAATAACACATGCTTTAACATCAAGCCCAGATCAAATGGCTCTCAAATATATTTGATAAATATATGGTCCTCATTCGACTCATGACCTTGAAGTTGTTAGAGAAATCTTCAGCAAATGGGAGGTGAGCACTAGTGTAGCTTTTGACACCATAAAGCTTGTTCCATAATGACATATGGGTTACACCTACAGATTTGCATTTAGTGGCCTCCTCCCAAATTGAAGACCCGCTCGGGTCATCACCATGAAGCTTGTCTTCTAAGATAACAATCACCATTTATATTGGTCCTTATTCTTTTGATTTGGGGAGGTGGAAGAACTCCTTTCGAGCCCCTCAATTTTCATGATCTACACAAATTTAGGACTCACATATAATCCCAAGGGCCTTTATTTCCACCTTTAATCAAGAAACCATCTGAGTGCATTTTAGGGTTATCAGTTCATTGTTCACCCGAGCGACCTTCTTCTTTTCCTGACGTGTTTTCCTTTTGACGGAATTTAAAAGGGCCATCTTTTCTGCAAAAAATGGCATAATGCACCATATACTAACCATCAACCATATTAATAATGTATGTATGTTACTATTAATTTTCAACATGGTTATTGTAGCGTATCTCATGCGAGTGATACATATCTACACCTCTACCACCTTCAAACCTTCAACTTGTTGTAAAAACATTGGGGGACCATATTTGAACTCTAATATAATGATATGCAATTAACCATGGTTCCTCAAAAAGAGCATGTTGCACCATATACTAACCATCAACCATATTAATAATGGTTATGCCTCTATTGTGTATTTATGAACTTATGCCATATTAGCTAAACTTTATTGCCAAAAATATTAAAGAGTTCCTCCTTGTAGAAAAAATCAAGAGTACTAACTATAAACCATATTAACTATGCTTAAATACACTTTTAGTCTCTGTGTTTTTATCAACTCACGAAATTGGTCCTGCTTTTTCCAAATCAACGAAATTGGTCATTAACTCCATTTTCTCCCTTTACAAACGTTGATGTGGTAAAAAATGCATAAGTGGGAGTGGTTATTtggaaaatcacattttaaaattcagaataattagtttttaattataGTAAAAACTTTTTAACATTATAATATTTCATTAATACCTTAAAACATCCTTAAAATACATTCTAAAATACACTATACCATTTTAACATTTCACAATCCATATAACCCAGGAAGAAACTTTCTCCACAAAGTTGTAACAAGTTTCTTCCTTCCATCAAATCGTTGTAACAAGTTCAAGTGAAGAGAAGAGCATGGCAGCCAAGGGAAGAGCATGGTCCTTTGGGTAATGATGTCAAAAATGAAGGTCCTTTGGATGATGATGTTAGTAATGTTGAGAATGAAGGTACTAATGAAGTAAGaaatgatgatgaagaagttGATAGGAATATTGGAGCCAATTTTAATGTTGAAATAATTGATATGGAGGAGGTCATAAGTGAGAAGGAAGGTGTCAATAATGAAGGTGTTATGGAAGATGGTTTGAATGAAGGTACTAATGAAGTAAGAAATGATGAAGAAGTTGATACGAATGTTGGAGCTAATTCTGATGTTGAAGAAGTTGTTATGGAGGAGGTTATAAGTGAAAATAAAGATGTCAATAATGAAGGAGTTATGGAAAATGGTTATAttagtgatgaagatgaagactATGTTCCAACCGAGGGTGAAAGTAAAATTGAAACTGACTTTGATATacctattgaaggagaagaacagGATTGGACACACGAATTACCTAATAAGACATTTTCTGGCAATAATCAAGAGGGTGGTACTCTGAATGAAACATAAGTTACCTATGAAGAGTCTGGTTGAGATGAAAGTGATGATGAAGTTGTTCACTAAAGGAAATCCCTACTTTCAAAGTGCCTGATAATGGTGATCCTGTTAGGTTTGATTTGGGTATGCAATTTGTCTCAAAGTTGATCATCTTGGATGTTGTGAAAGATAATGCTATGGAAACAAGGACAAACCTACGGTTCAATAAAAATGATGCAATTAGGGTGATTGTGAAATGCCAATCAAATTTCCCATTTCATATGTTAGTTTCTAAAAGGAATGGAAGTCAATATTGACAAGTTACAAGTTTAAAACCAAATCATGAATGTGTTAGGTCTGCTGGAAATAAATAAGCTAAAACTAAATGGCTAACAAAGAAGTATATTCCATTGATTAGGCACACTCCTTATATCAAACCAAGTGGATTGGCTGCTGATGCATTTCTATGGTGAAATGTTAAGCTTAACCATTTTCAAGCATATAGGGCAAAAAAAAGAGCAATGAAGTTAATAGAAGGTGATGCAAGTGAGCAATATGCACACTTAAAGAATTATGCTGAAGAGCTTAGAAAGTCAAATCCTAATAGCACATTAATCATCAAATATGGACAATATAAAATATGACCTGTTTTTTTAGAGGATTTATATTTGCCTGGAAGATTGTAAGGTTGCATTTGCCAGCACATGTAAACCATTAATTGGATTGGATACATGTTTCTTGAAAAGTGAGCATGATAGTCAACTTATATTAGCTATAGGAAAGGATGGAAGCAACCAGATGATGCCTATTGCATATGCTGTGGTTGAATATGAAACAAGGGGTTATTGGAAGTAGTTTAAGGACCTATTATTGGAAGATCTTAACCAAATTatccctaaataacatgcatttatATCTGACTAACAAAAGGTATGTATATAACTCTTTGTGACTGATTATATTTTTTCTTGCATATAACTCTATGTTTATAACTCTATATGATTTGTCAGGGACTTGTGGAGGTTATTAAAGAACTAGGTGAGAATATGGAACACAAGTTGTGTGTTAAGCATCTTTATGGAAATTGGAAGAAGAGATTCCCATGAGCATACATGAAGGAAATGTTGTGGAAAGTTGCTAGAGCTACTACTCTACCAGATTGGAACAATGCAATGCAAAAAATGAAGGACATAAGTGGAGACCCGTACATTGAAATGTCCAAGATTCAACCTGCACAATGGACAAGTTCAACATTTAGCACTAACACAACATGTGATTTGCAAGTTAACAACATGTGTGAAGCTTTCAACAGGGAAATACCTAGTATAAGGGAGAAACCAATAATCACTTTACACGAGGGTGTCAAGCATTATACAACATTTAGGATTGTGAAGCAAAGGCAAATGCTTGAAAGGTACAATGGTGATATATGTCATAAGATTCAGGCagtaattgaaaaaaaaacacaaaagagCAGTATGGGGATGGAACTTGGCTTGGTGATGTAGAAATGACTCAGTTTAGTGTATCTAACGAGCTTGATACATATATTATGAATTTGGCAGAATAGTCTTGTGCTTGTTGTAGGTGGGACCTAACTAGTATACCTATGCACGTGCTATTGTTTGCATTTGGCATAATGGACTGGCTGTTGAAAGTTATGTGGCatcttattatatatatatatgtgtattttttatgtttaattgtttttggCACAAGACTGTGGCTACTTACTTAATGTTTAATTATATTATACATCTCATTTATTTGTAGGAAATCACAATGTCTGGCTACTTACTGTCATATTGTGCTACCGTGAAATGGACCACCAGTTATGAGAAGGGCACCAGGAAGGCCCAAAAAGTTAAGGACCAAGTCCAATGATGAGCCAAAAAATGGTGGTGTGCTACCAAGACAGTTGAAAACAGTGAAATATACACATTGTAACAAGTATGGACATAACAATAGGACTTGTAAAGGCAAAAGTGCTGATGACAGACAGATTCCAAAAGAAGGAAACAAGTAGAAAAAAAACAACAGGAGATGCTAGTTCAACTGGACCATCTGGacagaaaaagaagaaatagaagGCAAATGAGGCTGAAGTTATTGTGTCTCAAGGATCACAACACAAGCTCCACAGACACAACCATCTCAGAATTATATTAAACTTAAGTTACTTTTTTGTTTTACGTGGATGTAATTTATAGGTTAAATGTGTTATCAATGTATGCTCCACAAACATGTTTTTCAGCTATAATTATGGTACTATTTTGGTGATGTAATGACAATTATTTTGGAGATGTACTCACAATTATGTTTAATTGTAATGACATATATGCTTAACTGTAATGACAATTATGCTTAACTATAATGACAATAATAGTTTCAATTAATCCATGTTTGGTTCAACACAATTCATTCAttcaattttcattttcattcaaaCATCATTGAAGTACACAAGAACATCTCCACATAACACCTAAACAATACTAAACATAACACCTAAACAAGAACATCTAAACAATCATTCCTAGACCATAACATCCAAACAATCCTTACTAAACATAACACCTAAATAAGAACATCTAAACAATCCTTCTTAGACATAACACCTAAACATAATAAGCAGAGATAAATAGTAGCCTTCAATTCTTCAAGGTAACAATGCAAAGCAATCCCATAATGACCACAACAGATGCAACAACCAATCCTTGCCAAAAATTTAGTTTCTTCTTcaaatctgaaggatagaaaaacacttagaaagggggggtttgaataagtgtagctttaaaaacttgacagataaaaataaattgcacagttatttttatcctggttcgttgttaactaaactactccagtccacccccgcagagatgatttacctcaactgaggatttaatccactaatcgcacggattacaatggttctccacttagtcagcaactaagtcttccagagtcttctgatcacacactgatcactccaggaacaactgcttagataccctctaagacttttctagagtctactgatccacacgatcactctagttacaacctgcttagataacctctaagacttcctagagtattctgatccacacgatcactctagttccttacaacttaatgtaatcaattctaagagtttacaaatgcttcttaaaagcgataatcacaaactgtgatatttctcttaacgtttaagcttaatctcactaatatattacaacagcaatgtagtgagctttgatgaagatgaagattctgagtttttatttgaacagcgtttgagcaagttgatttgagttgttttggtgcagaatcgttaaccttgcttctcatcagaacttcatatttataggcattggagaagatgaccgttaagtgcatttaatgctttgcgtgttccgtacagcatcgcatttaatgttatacgcttttgtcaactacctcgagccttgttcacgctgtgtctactgacgtagcctagaatagcttttaacgttccttttgtcagtcagcgtagcttgccacttgtactttcttctgatctgatgtttgtgaatacaacttttgaatatcatcagagtcaaacagcttggtgcatagcatcttctaatcttctgaccttgaagtgcttctgagcgtgataccatcagaacttcagtgcttctgttctcttgttcttctgatgcttccatagacccatgttctgattctgcttcgaccatcttctgatgtcttgccagaccatgttctgatgttgcatgctgaaccctttgagacaaagcttctgagcgctgaattatgcgtactctttatatatatttcctgaaaaggaaattgcattggattagagtaccatattatcttaagcaaaattcatattattgttatcatcaaaactaagataattgatcagaacaaatcttgttctaacaatctccccctttttgatgatgacaaaaacatatataaatgatatgaatttgcgatcagaaagaatagacggcaaaagacaaattacacagctatagcataagcatatgaatatgtctccccctgagattaacaatctccccctgagataaataatctccccctgaaataaatactcgaagaactttaataaaagacttccctgattatttcggtagagacgatcatataagcttctgtcttcagagaattcatagcttctgacttctgcttccattggacagcttcagaactag is part of the Vicia villosa cultivar HV-30 ecotype Madison, WI linkage group LG2, Vvil1.0, whole genome shotgun sequence genome and encodes:
- the LOC131648934 gene encoding eukaryotic initiation factor 4A-3-like, whose protein sequence is MATSSIAAAHHRRTVPVSEDTDFETTEGVKVIGSFEEMITKDDLLRGIYQYGFEKPSPIQQRAVLPIVQGRDVIAQAQSGTGKTSMIALTVCQVVDTSVRELQALIVSPTRELASQTEKVILAIGDFLNIQVHACIGGKSVGEDIRKLEHGVHVVSGTPGRVCDMIKRRTLRTGAIKLLVLDESDEMLSRGFKDQIYDVYRYLPPNLQVVLISATLPHEVLEMTNKFMTDPVRILVKRDELTLERIKQYFVEVEKEEWKFDTLCDLYDRLTIAQAVIFCNTKRKVDWLTKEMCNNNFTVSSMHGDMPQRERDAIMEEFRTGTTRLLITTDVWARGLDVQQVSLVINYDLPNNRELYIHRIGRSGRFGRKGVAINFVKSDDTKILRDIEQYYSTQIDDLPMNFGDLI